Proteins co-encoded in one Klebsiella michiganensis genomic window:
- a CDS encoding membrane protein yields the protein MSVSRKGMLYVLFAAVLWGSSGVCAQYIMEQSHISSASLTMLRLLFSGLILLMLSFMHGDKIFAVFKQRDDLISLLIFTLCGALTVQLTFLLTIEQSNAATATVLQFLSPTIIVAWFAFVRKKRSGKLVYAAIGTSLIGTFVLVTHGNPASITISGSALFWGIASAFAAAFYTTYPSKLIARYGTLPIVGWSMLLGGAALLPFYASQIGSFTATGGTLLAFFYLVIVGTAITFSLYLTGAQMIGGPKASILSCAEPLSSALLSVLLLGISFTLPDWLGSLLIISSVVLISLDSRGKLHSH from the coding sequence ATGAGCGTTAGTCGGAAAGGGATGCTGTATGTATTGTTTGCGGCGGTGCTGTGGGGCAGTTCCGGGGTGTGTGCCCAATACATCATGGAGCAAAGTCATATTTCCTCGGCATCGTTGACCATGCTGCGGCTGCTGTTTTCCGGCCTGATCCTGCTGATGCTGTCGTTTATGCACGGGGATAAAATCTTTGCCGTGTTTAAACAGCGCGACGACCTGATTTCCCTGCTGATTTTTACGCTTTGCGGTGCGCTGACGGTACAACTGACCTTCCTGTTAACCATCGAACAGTCCAATGCTGCGACAGCGACGGTGCTGCAATTCCTTTCGCCGACCATTATCGTCGCCTGGTTTGCCTTTGTGCGTAAAAAACGCTCCGGCAAACTGGTCTATGCGGCGATCGGCACCTCGCTAATCGGGACTTTTGTGCTGGTGACCCACGGCAATCCGGCCTCGATTACGATTTCCGGCAGCGCGCTCTTCTGGGGAATCGCTTCCGCGTTTGCCGCTGCGTTCTACACGACCTATCCCTCGAAGCTGATTGCGCGCTACGGCACCTTACCCATCGTGGGCTGGAGTATGCTACTGGGCGGCGCGGCGCTGCTGCCGTTTTACGCCAGCCAGATAGGCAGTTTCACCGCGACCGGCGGCACGCTGCTGGCCTTCTTCTATCTGGTGATAGTCGGCACGGCGATTACCTTCAGCCTCTACCTGACCGGGGCACAAATGATAGGCGGGCCAAAGGCCAGCATTCTTAGCTGCGCGGAGCCGTTAAGCAGCGCATTGCTCTCGGTGCTGCTGCTGGGCATTAGCTTTACGCTGCCGGACTGGCTGGGGTCGCTGCTGATTATCTCTTCGGTGGTGCTTATCTCTCTGGATTCCCGGGGAAAGCTGCATTCACACTAA
- a CDS encoding ABC transporter substrate-binding protein: MARLLDALQTKPTRFRLALQAALISSVVAFSGAAAADDILKEGITPATDASQIPATAKLRKDTVVAGISEPQGIFNPYFFVNGWDENVTNVIFSRLIDWDSHGNLVPGLAESWKISPDGKVYTIKLRPGLAFSDGSPLTAEDVAFTLTVLYDPKYDGDTDITLANIAGGAEYKAGKADSVSGLKVIDPLTLQVTTTQPGATTLGKIGGPVLSKAYYGKGYQRGNLDYLRTLHGKPLGNGPYVYEKYIPGQEIRFHANTHFYRGTPPTPRFIYRVTNPATNFQLFQTGETDYDAFTSRPDDIEQLKMLGFANINLFGSSDYSKVEFNVRRPALQDVKVRQALIYGLDRQKLIDVVYQGYGTVANEPISPISWAYNPEGVNPYKFDPTQAKKLLDEAGWKPGPDGIRVKDGKRLELTLLVSKKVLNDALIPIAKENWQQIGVLLKPQVVDFNALMAQRKAGNYDLASFSTSTLNDPHDGVWDFYSNEAKASGYSNAQVDKLINEGNATLDEEKRKAIYHELYKVLAADPPAILLGNRKILSASSARVTGFKPDIYNGLTGSLPDVKIVK; encoded by the coding sequence TTGGCCAGGTTACTTGACGCATTACAAACAAAACCCACGCGCTTTCGCCTGGCATTACAGGCGGCCCTGATTAGCAGCGTGGTCGCTTTCTCCGGCGCGGCGGCGGCAGATGACATCTTAAAAGAGGGCATTACCCCCGCCACCGACGCCAGCCAAATCCCGGCCACGGCTAAGCTGCGCAAAGACACCGTGGTCGCCGGGATTTCTGAACCTCAGGGGATCTTCAACCCTTACTTCTTTGTTAACGGCTGGGATGAAAACGTCACCAACGTCATTTTCTCGCGCCTGATTGACTGGGACAGCCACGGCAATCTGGTTCCCGGCCTCGCCGAAAGCTGGAAAATCAGCCCGGATGGCAAAGTCTATACCATCAAACTGCGCCCTGGCCTGGCCTTTAGCGACGGCTCCCCGCTCACCGCCGAAGACGTCGCGTTCACGCTCACCGTGCTGTATGACCCGAAATATGACGGCGATACCGACATTACGCTTGCCAACATCGCGGGCGGTGCCGAATACAAAGCCGGGAAAGCCGACAGCGTCAGCGGCCTGAAAGTTATCGATCCGCTCACGCTGCAGGTCACCACCACCCAGCCGGGCGCCACCACGCTGGGCAAGATTGGCGGCCCGGTGCTGTCGAAGGCGTACTACGGCAAAGGCTACCAGCGCGGCAACCTGGACTACCTGCGTACCCTGCACGGTAAACCGCTGGGCAACGGCCCGTATGTTTATGAGAAATACATCCCGGGCCAGGAAATTCGTTTCCACGCCAACACCCATTTCTACCGCGGCACGCCGCCAACGCCGCGCTTTATCTACCGCGTGACTAACCCGGCCACCAACTTCCAGCTGTTCCAGACGGGTGAGACGGATTACGACGCCTTTACTTCCCGCCCGGACGATATCGAGCAGCTGAAAATGCTGGGCTTCGCCAATATCAATCTCTTTGGCTCCAGCGACTACAGCAAAGTTGAATTCAACGTTCGCCGCCCGGCGCTGCAGGACGTAAAAGTTCGCCAGGCGCTGATCTATGGCCTGGATCGCCAGAAGCTGATCGACGTGGTTTACCAGGGCTACGGCACGGTCGCCAACGAACCCATCTCGCCTATCTCCTGGGCTTATAACCCGGAAGGCGTGAACCCGTATAAATTCGATCCGACGCAGGCGAAAAAGCTGCTGGATGAAGCCGGCTGGAAACCTGGCCCGGACGGTATCCGCGTGAAGGACGGCAAGCGTCTGGAGCTGACGCTGCTGGTCAGCAAAAAAGTGCTGAACGACGCGCTGATCCCTATCGCCAAAGAAAACTGGCAGCAAATCGGCGTCCTGCTGAAGCCGCAGGTTGTTGATTTCAACGCCCTGATGGCCCAGCGCAAAGCGGGCAATTACGATCTGGCCTCCTTCAGCACCAGCACGCTGAACGATCCGCACGACGGCGTCTGGGACTTCTACAGCAATGAAGCGAAAGCCTCCGGCTACAGCAATGCGCAGGTCGATAAGCTGATAAACGAAGGCAACGCCACGCTGGATGAAGAGAAGCGTAAAGCTATCTACCACGAGCTGTATAAGGTGCTGGCTGCGGATCCACCGGCGATTCTGCTCGGCAACCGCAAAATCCTGTCCGCCAGCAGCGCCCGCGTCACAGGCTTTAAGCCGGACATCTACAACGGCCTGACCGGCAGCCTGCCGGATGTGAAAATCGTTAAGTAA
- a CDS encoding diguanylate cyclase, which translates to MKNFILRRLLQTLPMLLLTSLIIFMLFAKTPGDFIDGNITLTAARVAELKAIYGLDQPLFTRYIHWLGQLMTGNLGFSLQYQIPVSQLLNQYIWNSFLLASIALVFYWGIGLAVGIVSAMRPNSLFDHLVSVLVFAAMSFPTFFLCLLLIKWFAVDLHWLPVGGMTTTGSDATGWAYIIQVAAHLVLPVLALVMLQAGSLTRYFRASMLDVVKMDFIRTARAKGLRERTVILKHALRNALLPIITLLGFELPGLFSGAIITEKVFNWPGAGHIHIDSLAARDYPVLMGFTLFLAGLTILGNLIADVLYAWADPRIRVRS; encoded by the coding sequence ATGAAAAATTTTATTCTGCGCCGCCTGCTGCAAACCCTGCCGATGCTGCTGCTCACCTCGTTGATTATCTTTATGCTGTTCGCGAAAACGCCCGGCGATTTTATCGACGGCAATATTACGCTGACCGCCGCCCGCGTCGCCGAGCTAAAGGCCATTTACGGCCTCGATCAGCCGCTGTTCACCCGCTATATCCACTGGCTTGGTCAGCTTATGACCGGCAACCTGGGCTTCTCTTTGCAGTACCAAATTCCCGTTAGCCAGCTGCTGAACCAGTACATCTGGAACTCTTTCCTGCTGGCCTCCATCGCGCTGGTGTTCTACTGGGGCATTGGCCTGGCGGTGGGGATTGTTTCGGCCATGAGGCCCAATTCGCTGTTTGACCACCTGGTGAGCGTGCTGGTGTTCGCCGCCATGTCCTTCCCGACCTTTTTCCTCTGCCTGTTGCTTATCAAATGGTTCGCGGTGGATCTGCACTGGCTGCCGGTTGGCGGCATGACCACTACCGGCAGCGACGCCACCGGCTGGGCCTATATCATTCAGGTTGCCGCGCACCTTGTGCTACCGGTCCTGGCGCTGGTGATGCTGCAGGCGGGCAGCCTGACGCGCTACTTCCGCGCCAGCATGCTGGACGTAGTGAAAATGGACTTTATCCGCACCGCCCGGGCCAAAGGCCTGCGCGAGCGCACCGTGATCCTCAAGCACGCCCTGCGCAACGCGCTGCTGCCGATTATCACCCTGCTGGGCTTTGAGCTACCGGGGCTGTTTTCAGGCGCGATCATTACCGAAAAGGTCTTTAACTGGCCGGGCGCCGGCCACATTCACATTGATTCCCTCGCCGCCCGTGATTACCCGGTACTGATGGGCTTCACGCTGTTTCTGGCGGGGCTGACCATCCTCGGCAACCTGATTGCCGATGTGCTTTACGCGTGGGCCGACCCGCGCATTCGGGTGAGGTCGTGA
- a CDS encoding diguanylate cyclase has protein sequence MIDNLIERISSALDAEYTLEGLVRQLLEMLELVTNMESTYLTRIDAEGSQQHIVFSRNTKAMNIPEGLSVPWEDTLCKRALDEGRRYTCDVASVWGDSEAAKALGIVTYVSTPVTLADGSLYGTLCAASSEQRVLTDHSEQVLQLFSQLIAQQIQNEQLMKKLQQANVALTTASYTDELTGLPNRRAVFDQLPRLFSRAKDDARYVLVAFADLDGFKQINDIHGHETGDDFLCAIGKRLKEGVRGDEVLGRLGGDEFIVAGAGPAEYGEALRATSAFRDRLSELLSGEYQLKSCVIDYAGPSIGAIAINPAITTPDDALREADTLMYVDKKRRKSSATIS, from the coding sequence ATGATTGATAATCTAATTGAGCGTATCTCTTCCGCCTTAGACGCCGAATACACCCTGGAAGGTTTGGTCAGACAGCTGCTGGAAATGCTGGAGCTGGTGACCAATATGGAATCCACCTACCTGACCCGCATCGACGCGGAGGGCAGCCAGCAGCATATTGTTTTCTCCCGCAATACCAAGGCGATGAATATCCCGGAAGGACTCTCTGTTCCCTGGGAAGACACGTTGTGCAAACGCGCTTTAGACGAAGGCCGCCGCTACACCTGCGATGTCGCAAGCGTCTGGGGTGACTCTGAAGCGGCAAAGGCGCTGGGGATTGTGACCTATGTCAGCACGCCTGTGACCCTTGCCGATGGCTCACTCTACGGCACGCTGTGCGCCGCCAGCTCCGAACAGCGCGTGCTGACCGATCATAGCGAACAGGTCTTACAGCTGTTTTCTCAGCTGATTGCCCAGCAGATCCAAAATGAGCAGTTGATGAAAAAGCTGCAGCAGGCCAACGTTGCGCTGACGACAGCCAGCTACACCGATGAATTAACCGGGCTGCCTAACCGCCGCGCGGTCTTCGATCAGTTGCCTCGTTTGTTCTCCCGCGCCAAAGATGACGCCCGGTACGTGCTGGTGGCTTTTGCCGATCTGGATGGATTTAAGCAGATAAACGACATACACGGTCATGAAACCGGAGATGACTTCCTTTGTGCCATCGGCAAGCGGCTGAAAGAAGGCGTCAGGGGGGATGAAGTGTTAGGGCGTCTGGGGGGCGATGAGTTTATCGTTGCCGGGGCGGGGCCGGCTGAATACGGCGAAGCCCTGCGGGCAACCAGCGCTTTTCGCGACAGGCTGTCAGAGCTGTTGAGCGGAGAATATCAGCTAAAATCCTGCGTGATTGATTATGCTGGCCCTAGCATTGGGGCTATCGCTATTAATCCGGCTATAACAACCCCGGACGATGCGCTTCGCGAGGCGGATACTCTTATGTATGTTGATAAGAAACGCCGTAAAAGCAGCGCGACGATAAGCTAA
- a CDS encoding glyoxalase family protein, protein MKTKKRALGCVAIVVDDYDKAIEYYTQKLGFTLVEDIPQEGKRWVVVTPNPASDCHLLLAKATNERQLASIGDQCGGRVFLFLHTDDFWRDHAMMTANGVHFCEVPREEEYGTVAVFEDIYGNRWDLLQHN, encoded by the coding sequence TTGAAAACGAAAAAACGGGCGCTGGGCTGCGTGGCTATCGTCGTTGATGATTACGACAAAGCCATTGAATACTACACCCAAAAACTGGGCTTTACGCTCGTAGAAGACATCCCTCAGGAGGGAAAGCGCTGGGTAGTGGTTACGCCAAACCCGGCAAGCGATTGCCATCTGCTGCTGGCCAAAGCCACCAACGAACGCCAGCTGGCTTCTATTGGCGATCAGTGCGGCGGCAGGGTTTTCCTTTTCCTTCATACCGATGATTTTTGGCGCGATCACGCCATGATGACGGCCAACGGCGTGCATTTCTGCGAAGTCCCAAGAGAGGAAGAATACGGCACGGTCGCCGTCTTTGAGGATATCTACGGCAACCGCTGGGATCTGCTTCAGCACAACTAA
- a CDS encoding peptide ABC transporter ATPase, translating to MNEALIEFNHLSLSFAGEQGRVRAVQDVSFTVRAGQTVGVVGESGCGKSVTAMSLMGLLPPQAARIDGGEILFQGKNLLGLKPAQMADLRGNELAMIFQEPMTALNPVLTIGDQLCEPLIRHRGETPKAAWHLAMQMLTDVGLARAESLMASYPHQLSGGMLQRVMIAMALSCRPKLLIADEPTTALDVTVQAQILRLLRDQARQHRMALMLITHDLGVIAQMAEHVVVMYAGRIVEQGPTAEVLRHPLHPYTQGLIASRPVPGERRRRLYSIPGQVPDLAALPPYCAFTDRCERATDRCRRGIPALLGQQRQAACFHSELAESVS from the coding sequence ATGAACGAAGCGCTGATTGAATTTAACCATCTCTCCCTCTCCTTTGCCGGAGAGCAGGGGCGCGTTCGTGCCGTGCAGGACGTGTCGTTTACCGTTCGCGCCGGGCAAACCGTCGGCGTCGTCGGTGAGTCCGGCTGCGGTAAAAGCGTGACCGCCATGTCGCTGATGGGGCTGCTGCCTCCGCAGGCGGCGCGGATTGACGGCGGCGAGATCCTGTTTCAGGGGAAAAACCTGCTCGGCCTTAAGCCTGCGCAAATGGCAGATTTACGCGGCAACGAGCTGGCGATGATTTTCCAGGAGCCGATGACCGCCCTGAATCCGGTGCTGACTATCGGCGATCAGCTCTGCGAGCCGCTGATCCGCCACCGGGGCGAAACGCCCAAAGCCGCCTGGCATCTGGCGATGCAAATGCTGACCGACGTCGGGCTGGCGCGAGCGGAAAGCCTGATGGCCAGCTATCCGCACCAGCTTTCCGGCGGGATGCTGCAGCGCGTGATGATCGCCATGGCGCTGAGCTGCCGCCCAAAGCTGCTGATCGCCGATGAGCCGACGACGGCGCTCGACGTCACCGTCCAGGCGCAGATCCTACGCCTGTTGCGGGATCAGGCGCGTCAGCACCGTATGGCGCTGATGCTGATCACCCACGATCTCGGCGTAATTGCCCAGATGGCGGAACACGTCGTGGTGATGTACGCCGGACGTATCGTCGAACAGGGGCCCACGGCGGAGGTACTCCGCCATCCGCTGCACCCGTATACCCAAGGGCTGATCGCTTCCCGGCCCGTCCCCGGCGAGCGCCGCCGCAGGCTCTATTCCATCCCCGGCCAGGTGCCTGATTTAGCCGCCCTGCCGCCTTACTGCGCCTTTACCGATCGCTGCGAACGCGCCACCGATCGCTGCCGGCGGGGCATTCCGGCACTGCTCGGCCAGCAGCGGCAGGCCGCCTGTTTTCACAGTGAGTTAGCGGAGTCCGTATCGTGA
- a CDS encoding chemotaxis protein, producing MRVNNPVTQQEHLLRDGEALMSTTDIHSHITYANSAFIKACGFTEQELMGEAHNLIRHPDMPPEAFADMWATLQQGDSWTGMVKNRRKNGDFYWVRANVTPVYHGGELTGYISVRTVPEREEVAASEALYRAVREKRAGHLRFFKGLVIRRGWKSVLSLFQRLSLSHRLFGALVTVALAVGVMPLGRLNGGWQAALTCLLLVALGGFLQQQIVRPVKIIVRQMQKIVSGQKTGLIQLNRVDEIGLMMRLVNQSGLNLRSLVDDVGGQVSGIGGISQQLAGSSRAMSERTDETYAQLQQTAAAIEEISGAVEQTADSAAQTSQMADRASQKALKGEQMMKRTLTMMESMAETSEHIVEIISVIDKIAFQTNILALNAAVEAARAGVSGRGFAVVAAEVRNLAQHSASAAKEIKTLIDLNAAGVSSGVAEVKNAEKHISEMATEIVSMAGLIREIDDATREQTSALGLINHSVEQISTMTQNNADMVVQAGTIVENLNQRARRLTSAINVYGS from the coding sequence ATGAGAGTTAACAACCCTGTTACGCAGCAGGAGCATCTTCTCAGGGACGGAGAGGCGTTGATGTCGACAACCGATATTCATAGCCATATTACTTATGCCAATTCTGCTTTTATTAAAGCCTGTGGTTTTACCGAACAAGAGTTAATGGGGGAGGCGCATAATCTTATTCGCCATCCCGATATGCCGCCCGAAGCGTTTGCCGATATGTGGGCCACTTTACAGCAGGGAGATAGCTGGACCGGCATGGTTAAAAATCGCCGAAAAAATGGTGACTTTTATTGGGTGCGCGCCAACGTTACCCCGGTTTACCACGGCGGTGAACTGACCGGGTATATTTCGGTACGGACGGTGCCGGAGCGGGAGGAAGTGGCGGCAAGCGAAGCGTTATATCGCGCCGTCAGAGAGAAACGTGCCGGGCACCTGCGCTTCTTTAAAGGGCTGGTTATTCGTCGCGGCTGGAAAAGCGTGCTGTCGCTCTTTCAGCGCCTGTCATTGTCTCATCGGCTCTTCGGGGCTCTGGTTACGGTGGCGCTGGCCGTTGGCGTGATGCCGCTGGGGCGTTTGAACGGTGGCTGGCAGGCCGCGTTGACGTGCTTACTGCTTGTCGCGCTGGGAGGATTTTTGCAGCAGCAAATTGTCCGGCCGGTAAAAATCATTGTCCGGCAAATGCAGAAAATTGTCTCCGGGCAAAAGACCGGGCTGATTCAGCTTAATCGTGTGGATGAGATTGGCTTGATGATGCGCCTGGTAAACCAGTCGGGGCTTAACCTGCGATCGCTGGTGGATGATGTGGGCGGCCAGGTCAGCGGTATCGGCGGGATAAGCCAGCAGCTGGCAGGCAGCAGCAGGGCGATGAGTGAACGAACCGATGAAACCTACGCCCAGCTACAGCAGACGGCGGCGGCCATCGAAGAGATCTCCGGCGCGGTTGAGCAGACCGCGGACTCCGCCGCGCAAACCTCTCAAATGGCAGACAGGGCCAGCCAAAAGGCGCTGAAAGGCGAGCAGATGATGAAACGCACGCTGACGATGATGGAGTCGATGGCGGAAACCAGTGAGCATATTGTCGAGATCATTAGCGTTATCGACAAAATTGCTTTCCAGACCAATATCCTCGCGCTTAATGCGGCGGTAGAAGCGGCAAGAGCGGGCGTTTCCGGGCGGGGATTTGCGGTGGTGGCTGCCGAAGTCCGTAACCTGGCGCAGCACTCTGCTTCGGCGGCGAAAGAAATTAAGACGCTTATCGACCTTAACGCGGCCGGCGTCAGTTCAGGCGTTGCCGAAGTGAAAAATGCGGAAAAGCACATCAGCGAAATGGCAACAGAGATAGTCAGCATGGCTGGGTTAATAAGAGAAATTGACGATGCAACCCGGGAGCAGACCAGCGCCCTTGGGCTCATTAACCATTCGGTGGAGCAAATCAGCACCATGACGCAGAACAATGCCGATATGGTGGTCCAGGCCGGCACGATCGTTGAAAACCTCAATCAACGTGCGCGGCGTTTAACCAGCGCGATTAACGTCTACGGTAGTTAA
- a CDS encoding peptide ABC transporter permease has translation MLSSLFSTNRRLRKAEIPALAQVTPSPWRQAWQALRRNRLAMLCLILLIVMAVWCAFGPLWSPWKDDATDALMINKPPGEIHWLGTDFLGRDVYTRLLLAGRISLIIGLLTMLLSVTLGYLLGAVSGYLGGWADKLIMRLADLVMTIPSLPLLIVAGAMLSELDFSPDSRIYMVVIMLSLLEWPKLARLVRGQILSLRERDFMLATRVLGLSARRRLFGHLLPNTIPILVVMATMAVANAILMESALSYLGLGVVPPTPSWGNMMDSANSLIDFQRRPWLWMPPGIAIFITVIAINVLGDGLRDALDPKMKRGAK, from the coding sequence ATGTTAAGCTCTCTGTTTTCGACAAACCGCCGTCTGCGCAAGGCGGAAATCCCGGCGCTGGCGCAGGTCACGCCTTCACCGTGGCGTCAGGCCTGGCAAGCGCTTCGGCGCAACCGCCTGGCGATGTTGTGCCTGATTTTGCTGATAGTAATGGCGGTGTGGTGCGCGTTTGGGCCGCTCTGGTCGCCGTGGAAGGACGACGCCACCGACGCCCTGATGATCAACAAACCGCCGGGCGAAATACACTGGCTGGGCACCGACTTCCTCGGGCGCGACGTCTACACCCGCCTGCTGCTGGCCGGGCGCATCTCGTTGATTATCGGCCTGCTGACCATGCTGCTCTCGGTCACCCTCGGCTACCTGCTCGGGGCGGTTTCAGGTTATCTCGGCGGCTGGGCCGATAAGCTGATTATGCGTCTGGCAGACCTGGTGATGACCATCCCCAGCCTGCCGCTGCTGATCGTCGCGGGCGCCATGCTGTCGGAACTCGACTTCTCGCCGGACTCACGCATTTACATGGTGGTTATCATGCTGAGCCTGCTGGAGTGGCCAAAGCTGGCGCGCCTGGTGCGCGGGCAAATCCTCTCCCTGCGCGAGCGCGACTTTATGCTGGCGACACGCGTATTGGGCCTTTCTGCCCGCCGCCGCCTGTTCGGGCACTTGCTGCCGAATACCATTCCAATTCTGGTGGTGATGGCAACCATGGCCGTCGCCAACGCTATTCTGATGGAGTCCGCCCTGAGCTACCTTGGCCTCGGCGTCGTGCCGCCCACCCCTTCCTGGGGCAACATGATGGACAGCGCCAACAGCCTGATCGACTTCCAGCGCCGCCCGTGGCTGTGGATGCCGCCGGGTATCGCTATTTTTATCACCGTGATCGCGATTAACGTGCTGGGCGATGGCCTGCGCGATGCGTTGGATCCGAAAATGAAACGAGGCGCAAAATGA
- a CDS encoding aromatic amino acid transporter: MKNTSVASEPQGQGAGPEDGHQLQRGLQNRHIQLIALGGAIGTGLFLGIGPAIQMAGPAVLLGYGVAGIIAFLIMRQLGEMVVEEPVSGSFSHFAYKYWGPFAGFLSGWNYWVMFVLVGMAELTAGGIYMQYWFPDVPTWTWVALFFVVINAANLVNVRLYGEMEFWFALIKVLAIVGMIGFGIWLLASGHGGERAGVSNLWQHGGFLATGWHGLILSLAVIMFSFGGLELIGITAAEARSPQTTIPKAVNQVVYRILLFYIGSLVVLLSLYPWLEIKSSSSPFVMIFHELNSNVVASALNFVILVASLSVYNSGVYSNSRMLFGLSVQRNAPKFLAKVSRGGVPVNSLLLSGAITSLVVVLNYLLPHEAFGLLMALVVATLLLNWIMISLAHIKFRRAMRRQGHETSFKALLYPFGNYLCIAFMMMVLALMCTIDGMRLSAMLLPAWIVFLFVAFKLLRRKAS; encoded by the coding sequence GTGAAAAACACGTCAGTCGCCTCTGAGCCACAGGGCCAGGGTGCGGGGCCGGAGGATGGCCATCAATTACAGCGCGGCTTGCAGAATCGCCATATTCAGCTGATTGCGCTGGGCGGTGCGATTGGCACCGGACTCTTTCTAGGCATTGGTCCGGCGATTCAAATGGCGGGCCCCGCCGTCCTGCTGGGCTACGGCGTGGCGGGGATCATCGCATTCCTGATCATGCGCCAGCTCGGTGAGATGGTGGTTGAAGAGCCGGTCTCCGGGTCGTTTTCGCATTTCGCTTATAAATATTGGGGCCCGTTTGCCGGCTTCCTGTCCGGCTGGAACTACTGGGTGATGTTCGTGCTGGTCGGCATGGCGGAGCTGACTGCCGGCGGCATTTATATGCAGTACTGGTTCCCGGACGTGCCGACCTGGACGTGGGTGGCGCTGTTCTTTGTGGTGATTAACGCCGCCAACCTCGTGAATGTGCGTCTCTATGGCGAAATGGAGTTCTGGTTTGCGCTGATTAAGGTGCTGGCGATTGTCGGCATGATTGGCTTCGGCATTTGGCTGCTGGCTTCCGGCCACGGCGGCGAACGCGCGGGCGTCAGCAACCTCTGGCAGCACGGCGGCTTCCTCGCGACGGGCTGGCACGGGCTGATTTTGTCTCTCGCGGTGATCATGTTCTCCTTTGGCGGGCTGGAGCTTATCGGCATTACGGCGGCCGAGGCACGTTCGCCACAAACCACCATTCCAAAAGCGGTAAACCAGGTCGTATATCGCATTCTGCTGTTTTATATCGGCTCGCTGGTGGTGTTGCTTTCGCTCTACCCGTGGCTGGAAATTAAGTCCAGCAGCAGCCCGTTCGTGATGATTTTCCACGAACTGAACAGCAATGTGGTTGCCTCGGCGCTCAACTTTGTGATTCTGGTAGCTTCTCTGTCGGTTTATAACAGCGGCGTGTATTCCAACAGCCGGATGTTGTTCGGCCTGTCCGTGCAGCGCAATGCGCCAAAATTCCTCGCGAAGGTCAGCCGGGGCGGGGTGCCGGTCAACTCACTGCTGCTGTCCGGGGCCATTACGTCGCTGGTTGTCGTCCTCAATTACCTGCTGCCACATGAAGCCTTTGGCCTGCTGATGGCGCTGGTGGTGGCGACGCTGTTGCTGAACTGGATCATGATCTCGCTGGCGCACATCAAGTTCCGCCGCGCGATGCGCCGCCAGGGGCATGAAACCAGCTTCAAGGCGCTGCTTTACCCGTTCGGTAACTATCTGTGCATCGCCTTTATGATGATGGTGCTGGCGCTGATGTGCACTATTGACGGCATGCGTCTGTCTGCGATGCTGCTGCCGGCCTGGATAGTGTTCCTGTTTGTCGCCTTTAAGCTTCTGCGGCGTAAGGCCAGCTAA